A stretch of DNA from Candidatus Hydrogenedentota bacterium:
GCGGAGCGCAAGCTCCAGGAAATGGCCATCCTCCGAAACCTCCACGCCATGGAGGAATGGGTGGACGAGTACCGGGCCGCCAAAGGGGCGCCCCCGGAGACCCTGGAGGCCCTGCTCGCCTTCAAGCGCGCCGGGGCGCTCCCGCCCGACCCCCTGGGCGGGCGCTACCTCCTCGGCCCGGACGCCACCCCCATGAACTCCACCCTGCTCGACGCGGACACGGCGCGCCAGCTCGGCGTGCTGCGGCGGCGGCTGGAGGAGTTCCGCAACACCCACGACGCCTTCCCCCGCTCCCTGGAGGAGCTGACAAAGGAGAAGGGGTTCCCGCGCGTGCCCCCGCACCCCTGGCCCGGCCGGGAATGGAAATACGACCCCGCCACCGGAACTGTCGAGTAGGGCGCTGGGAAGTCCCCGGCGCCGCGCTCAGCGGCAGGCGTACCAGTAGACGGCGCTGCGGTAGTCGGCGATGTGGCGGTTGACCTCGCCGTGCTCGATGGCGAAGTCCATGGACCCGGCAAAGGGCACCGGGTCGCCGTAGTGCCAGCGGAACGCGGCGGCGCGCATGGTCCCATCGGCGATCCCGTAGACGGGGAACCCGTGCGACGGCAGGGCCTCGGGGCCGTTGAGCCGCCCCTTCAGCGCG
This window harbors:
- a CDS encoding DUF2961 domain-containing protein, with amino-acid sequence GLPYWLEGDDRWIIDGELRIHGTGSEDYFNCGWYALKGRLNGPEALPSHGFPVYGIADGTMRAAAFRWHYGDPVPFAGSMDFAIEHGEVNRHIADYRSAVYWYACR